The Oncorhynchus mykiss isolate Arlee chromosome 30, USDA_OmykA_1.1, whole genome shotgun sequence genome includes a window with the following:
- the LOC118945765 gene encoding extensin-like, which produces MPCHTLSCHATPSHAMPHPLMPCHTLSCHATPSHAMPHPLMPCHTLSCHATPSHAMPHPLMPCHTLSCHATPSHAMPHPLMPCHTLSCHATPSHAMPHPLMPCHTPTCHATPSHAMPHPLMPCHTLSCHATPPHAMPHPHMPCHTLSCHATPSHAMPHPLMPCHTLSCHATPSHAMPHPHMPYHTLSCHATPSHAMPHPLMPCHTLSCHATPSHAMPHPLMPCHTLSCHATPSHAMPHPLMPCHATPSHAMPNAHMVAD; this is translated from the coding sequence ATGCCATGCCACACCCTCTCATGCCATGCCACACCCTCTCATGCCATGCCACACCCTCTCATGCCATGCCACACCCTCTCATGCCATGCCACACCCTCTCATGCCATGCCACACCCTCTCATGCCATGCCACACCCTCTCATGCCATGCCACACCCTCTCATGCCATGCCACACCCTCTCATGCCATGCCACACCCTCTCATGCCATGCCACACCCTCTCATGCCATGCCACACCCTCTCATGCCATGCCACACCCTCTCATGCCATGCCACACCCTCTCATGCCATGCCACACCCTCTCATGCCATGCCACACCCCCACATGCCATGCCACACCCTCTCATGCCATGCCACACCCTCTCATGCCATGCCACACCCTCTCATGCCATGCCACACCCCCACATGCCATGCCACACCCCCACATGCCATGCCACACCCTCTCATGCCATGCCACACCCTCTCATGCCATGCCACACCCTCTCATGCCATGCCACACCCTCTCATGCCATGCCACACCCTCTCATGCCATGCCACACCCCCACATGCCATACCACACCCTCTCATGCCATGCCACACCCTCTCATGCCATGCCACACCCTCTCATGCCATGCCACACCCTCTCATGCCATGCCACACCCTCTCATGCCATGCCACACCCTCTCATGCCATGCCACACCCTCTCATGCCACGCCACACCCTCTCATGCTATGCCACACCCTCTCATGCCATGCCACGCCACACCCTCTCATGCCATGCCAAATGCCCACATGGTGGCCGATTGA